A part of bacterium genomic DNA contains:
- a CDS encoding ankyrin repeat domain-containing protein — MISTHVRVILCPLLCLCVVYLCSCDNESPIFGLDQTPLIKAVHKGDAAKVKELLDQGASPNEGDGLGWSVLMLAAKQGETEIAKLLLDKGAQIHMKTVNGWTALHCAAEKGKTDTVELLLKYGANINAKTVAGKTPLLLAVENRHKDTVALLLKKKADYRIKDNQGRSPLKIATEKKDAELVNLLKNAGAWE; from the coding sequence ATGATATCAACCCACGTACGAGTAATCTTGTGTCCTTTGTTATGTCTCTGTGTGGTGTATTTATGCAGTTGCGATAATGAAAGTCCAATATTCGGATTAGACCAGACACCGTTAATTAAAGCGGTTCATAAAGGAGATGCAGCGAAGGTGAAAGAGTTGCTGGATCAAGGCGCGAGTCCGAACGAAGGTGATGGTCTTGGTTGGTCAGTATTAATGCTTGCAGCGAAACAGGGCGAAACTGAAATTGCGAAACTTCTATTAGATAAAGGCGCGCAGATCCATATGAAAACAGTCAATGGATGGACCGCGTTACATTGTGCTGCAGAAAAAGGAAAAACAGATACCGTTGAATTGCTGCTGAAATATGGAGCGAATATAAATGCGAAAACCGTTGCTGGAAAAACGCCATTATTACTTGCTGTTGAAAATCGGCATAAAGATACGGTAGCTCTTCTACTCAAAAAGAAAGCGGATTATCGAATTAAAGATAATCAAGGCCGGTCTCCCTTAAAAATTGCTACGGAAAAGAAAGATGCTGAACTTGTGAATCTATTAAAGAACGCCGGTGCCTGGGAATAG
- a CDS encoding bifunctional serine/threonine-protein kinase/formylglycine-generating enzyme family protein produces the protein MDPMIGETVGQYRLVSELGRGRFGITYRGEHITNGTTAVIKQLFSELTIDDLFPRRFIYESETLVRLYHVNIATVLGLIAQSGKYYIISEEIPGSNLAEYLKRKEKLSATESSEIIIALCSALDYLHKRNYYHRNLHPGNIIISKDGSVKLTDVGITNLIGELGLTKLIHKPELRYLEYLAPELKQGAAANPGMDIYSLGVLLYELITGERFEPRKLHPLIPVSLQRVIAKATAETFTDRYASITDITADLTVFLELGLAQRIPQRQIPIISEPTVEPQRIHPAWWTTWVFALVVLLALPLYYVFRPRGQNIESAISVSRQAPFKREPFTPQRPLEETVTTETTLGEKHLKKKTLVREESAVSFEPSPLVALPKIQLPRVEIGEETKYVERDRKPDTPKPFLGEKGELLNIPKEDTSMMRETVMPVPSIMVVVPAGEFIMGSNSGQPYEQPEHRVYLDTYLIDMYEVSNQQYKAFIDATGFPAPSGWQNRMYPAGQSNYPVTNITWAEASAYANWVGCRLPTEAEWEKAARGTDGRMYPWGNQFIENVCNYVGANYHAPVPVGIYPKGRSPYGCYDMAGNVAEWTADIFRPYAGNTVIDSRVFVPDNFVIRGGAFNSPKEDLRSSARGLMHITKKSPSVGFRTVKSLGGIQQIAKLTFRNYPIQFLLAYQEKTRSLLAKYIERDYNRDQ, from the coding sequence ATGGATCCTATGATTGGCGAAACGGTAGGGCAATATCGATTGGTTAGCGAACTAGGTCGCGGTCGATTTGGTATAACCTACCGTGGAGAGCATATAACAAACGGAACCACCGCTGTCATCAAACAACTTTTCTCTGAGTTAACGATAGATGACCTGTTTCCACGTCGGTTTATCTATGAATCTGAAACCCTCGTTCGGTTATACCATGTCAACATTGCGACCGTTCTAGGTCTGATAGCACAATCCGGGAAATATTATATTATTTCAGAAGAAATACCCGGGTCTAATCTTGCCGAATATTTAAAACGGAAAGAGAAATTGTCTGCTACTGAATCGAGTGAAATTATCATCGCTTTATGTTCTGCGCTCGATTATCTACATAAACGAAATTACTACCACAGAAACCTCCATCCGGGAAATATTATTATTTCTAAAGATGGTAGTGTTAAATTGACGGATGTCGGCATCACCAATTTAATTGGCGAACTAGGGTTAACTAAGCTCATCCATAAACCCGAGTTACGTTATTTAGAATATCTTGCACCGGAACTGAAACAAGGGGCTGCAGCAAATCCGGGAATGGATATTTATTCGCTGGGAGTCCTGTTGTACGAACTTATTACCGGTGAACGATTTGAACCAAGGAAGTTGCATCCATTAATACCAGTATCTTTACAGCGGGTGATTGCGAAAGCAACCGCAGAAACATTCACCGACCGCTATGCTTCTATTACAGATATTACGGCTGATTTGACCGTATTTCTTGAACTTGGGCTCGCGCAGCGTATCCCACAAAGACAGATTCCTATTATCTCTGAACCAACTGTTGAGCCACAACGGATTCATCCGGCATGGTGGACAACGTGGGTGTTCGCATTAGTGGTGTTACTAGCGTTACCGTTATACTATGTATTTCGTCCGCGAGGACAGAATATTGAATCCGCAATATCAGTTTCGCGCCAAGCTCCGTTTAAGCGAGAACCCTTCACGCCCCAGAGACCCCTAGAAGAGACTGTAACAACGGAAACGACGCTAGGAGAAAAGCATTTGAAAAAGAAAACGTTAGTTCGCGAAGAAAGCGCCGTAAGTTTTGAACCAAGTCCGTTGGTTGCGTTGCCAAAAATTCAGCTGCCACGAGTCGAAATAGGTGAAGAAACAAAATATGTCGAGAGAGATAGGAAACCAGATACCCCGAAACCTTTTCTTGGAGAAAAAGGTGAATTGTTAAATATCCCTAAAGAAGATACGAGTATGATGCGGGAGACGGTTATGCCGGTTCCTTCGATTATGGTTGTAGTTCCCGCCGGTGAGTTTATAATGGGTAGTAATTCCGGACAACCGTATGAACAGCCGGAACATCGAGTTTATCTCGATACATATTTAATAGATATGTATGAAGTTAGCAATCAACAGTATAAAGCATTTATTGATGCAACTGGTTTTCCAGCTCCTTCTGGTTGGCAGAACCGAATGTATCCGGCAGGACAATCAAATTATCCGGTAACCAATATAACCTGGGCTGAAGCCAGTGCGTATGCGAATTGGGTGGGATGCCGATTGCCGACTGAAGCCGAATGGGAAAAAGCAGCCCGCGGAACTGATGGGCGGATGTATCCCTGGGGTAACCAGTTTATAGAAAATGTTTGCAATTATGTTGGTGCAAATTATCACGCTCCAGTTCCAGTAGGGATTTATCCAAAGGGAAGAAGTCCTTACGGCTGTTACGATATGGCAGGAAACGTTGCGGAATGGACTGCCGATATTTTTCGACCTTATGCCGGAAACACGGTTATTGACTCACGGGTTTTCGTTCCTGATAACTTTGTTATCCGTGGAGGAGCGTTTAATTCTCCAAAAGAAGATTTGCGCAGCTCGGCGAGAGGATTAATGCACATAACTAAAAAATCTCCTTCAGTTGGATTCAGAACAGTTAAATCACTGGGTGGAATTCAGCAGATAGCAAAGCTAACATTCCGAAATTATCCGATACAGTTTCTTCTAGCTTATCAAGAAAAAACAAGGTCTCTGCTTGCAAAATATATCGAGAGAGATTACAATAGAGACCAATGA
- a CDS encoding Gfo/Idh/MocA family oxidoreductase, protein MGRKSRSDKVRVGVIGLGVGQHHIWGYQKCPKAEVVAVCDVDASRAQQVATKENIARWFTDYRKLLELRDIDAVSICTPNYLHRPVAELAFAAGKHVLCEKPLSINAKEGAKIVLAAKKAKRKLMIAYCNRFRGESQVLKQFIDAGELGDIYYAKCGWLRRRGIPGIGGWFTTKSQSGGGPLIDLGVHVLDLTLWLMGFPAVESVIGSVYTHFGNKNIGFWWRGGTAPFDVEDLASAFIKLKNGATLTLDASWASNIEKSDEFYSRLMGTKGGAELDPLIIYKEEHGIQVDVKPACPKVDGFAAETTHFIDCIVNDREPIATGEQGLAVMQILDAIYQSAKTGKQICINENNQ, encoded by the coding sequence ATGGGTAGAAAAAGTAGGTCAGATAAAGTCCGAGTAGGTGTCATCGGACTTGGTGTTGGGCAACATCATATTTGGGGATATCAGAAGTGTCCCAAAGCGGAAGTAGTTGCAGTTTGTGATGTAGATGCGAGTCGCGCCCAGCAAGTTGCAACTAAAGAGAATATCGCGCGCTGGTTTACAGATTATCGGAAACTACTCGAATTGCGGGATATCGATGCCGTAAGTATCTGTACTCCGAATTATTTACATCGGCCGGTAGCGGAATTAGCATTCGCTGCAGGAAAACATGTGCTCTGCGAGAAACCGTTATCGATAAACGCAAAAGAAGGAGCGAAAATCGTTCTCGCGGCGAAAAAAGCAAAACGAAAATTAATGATCGCGTATTGTAACCGCTTTCGGGGAGAAAGTCAGGTGCTAAAACAATTTATCGACGCTGGAGAGCTCGGTGATATTTATTATGCGAAATGCGGCTGGCTCCGTCGACGTGGGATTCCTGGTATCGGAGGATGGTTTACTACCAAAAGCCAATCTGGCGGTGGACCCCTGATTGATCTCGGTGTGCATGTTCTCGATTTAACCCTATGGTTGATGGGGTTTCCTGCGGTAGAATCCGTTATCGGGTCGGTGTATACACATTTCGGAAATAAAAATATTGGATTCTGGTGGCGCGGAGGGACTGCCCCGTTTGATGTCGAAGATTTAGCCAGTGCGTTTATTAAACTTAAAAACGGCGCGACCCTCACGCTAGATGCAAGTTGGGCGAGTAACATCGAAAAATCAGATGAATTTTATTCCCGGTTGATGGGAACGAAAGGTGGCGCAGAACTCGACCCGTTAATAATTTATAAAGAAGAGCATGGAATTCAGGTTGATGTAAAGCCAGCGTGTCCAAAGGTAGATGGCTTTGCCGCCGAGACGACGCATTTTATCGACTGCATTGTTAATGACCGAGAGCCGATAGCAACAGGAGAACAGGGGCTAGCAGTAATGCAAATTCTAGATGCAATCTATCAATCAGCGAAAACCGGAAAACAAATTTGTATAAACGAGAATAATCAATAA
- a CDS encoding glycosyltransferase family 39 protein, giving the protein MFSFVWNLLVSADSILISFAITILATYYGWQILKLLNRKTNSSSLPNQPTFNLENLIFSTGLGFGLFSLFVLSLGLCNLLYFRLIVLLLLLLTLPVIYSLVRKARTLIRALSQPKLLTLRASYFWSLLFLFIVLIQLNIAVIPPFEYDALEYHFGAPDYYLQHHKITAVPGNVYAHFPANTEMLYTLGMLLHDDVTGKLFHFYLGILAAMGLFVLGKKWWSETVGMVAAVIFFAFPLVFQVNLQANIDLSLAGFATLMLLAFFNWLRDENPVDLIRSSIFLGFGLGCKYTAVLTMAIPLFLAFLWHNIVVQKDRTKSILLAWYLVVSAFLLTLPWLIKNYIFTSNPIFPLFYNLFGGYTWTPELATKFMNAHLSFNYLKPFYQDFSRITILTVLVLLVTWKKDTKLRYLLIYILSGYIFWFFLTEHIERFLMPILPAVALGLIIVIYNHIKHEYIKYILSGFTVLVILFIGLKFLPALPPSGLPKSEWRRQILNGLSIYPAMEYINTNLPATATVLFIGEARRHHLTRSAILNTVFDRCLIEDLVKSAQSPDEIYFGLREMKVTHVLFNPYEVARLTKFYGPYFTWENAEQYKRFSTFCDQYLRVEWSWYAIILYRLKP; this is encoded by the coding sequence ATGTTTTCATTCGTTTGGAACCTACTCGTTTCGGCCGATTCTATTTTAATCAGTTTTGCGATAACTATTCTAGCGACTTATTATGGCTGGCAGATTTTAAAATTACTTAACAGAAAAACCAACAGTTCCTCCTTACCCAATCAACCAACGTTTAATTTAGAAAATCTCATTTTTTCTACTGGATTAGGATTCGGGTTGTTTTCCCTATTTGTTCTATCACTCGGATTATGTAATCTCCTCTATTTTCGTTTGATAGTTTTATTGCTTTTATTATTAACGCTGCCGGTTATATATAGTCTCGTGCGAAAAGCTAGAACCCTTATTCGAGCTCTCTCGCAGCCGAAATTATTGACACTTCGCGCGAGCTATTTCTGGTCTCTCCTTTTTTTGTTTATTGTTCTCATCCAATTGAATATTGCAGTAATCCCGCCGTTTGAATATGACGCGCTGGAATACCATTTCGGGGCACCGGATTATTATCTACAGCATCATAAAATCACCGCAGTTCCCGGCAATGTTTATGCGCATTTTCCTGCCAACACCGAAATGTTATATACCCTCGGAATGCTACTGCACGACGATGTAACCGGCAAACTCTTTCACTTCTATCTCGGAATTCTTGCAGCGATGGGATTATTCGTTTTAGGCAAGAAATGGTGGTCGGAAACCGTAGGGATGGTTGCTGCGGTGATTTTCTTTGCATTTCCGCTCGTTTTCCAGGTTAACCTGCAAGCGAATATTGACTTATCGCTTGCAGGATTCGCAACGCTAATGCTCCTAGCTTTTTTCAACTGGCTGCGTGATGAAAATCCGGTAGATTTAATACGCTCGAGTATCTTTCTCGGCTTTGGACTCGGTTGCAAATATACGGCGGTTTTGACGATGGCAATACCATTATTTTTAGCGTTTCTCTGGCATAACATTGTGGTTCAAAAGGATAGAACAAAATCAATTTTGTTGGCATGGTACTTAGTCGTTAGCGCTTTTCTTTTAACTCTTCCTTGGTTAATTAAAAATTATATTTTCACCAGCAACCCTATATTCCCATTATTTTACAATCTGTTTGGTGGATACACGTGGACGCCGGAACTCGCAACGAAATTTATGAACGCACATCTATCGTTTAATTATCTCAAACCGTTTTATCAGGACTTCTCCCGCATAACGATTTTAACCGTATTAGTTCTCCTGGTTACATGGAAAAAGGATACAAAACTCCGCTATCTCTTAATCTATATTTTATCCGGATATATCTTCTGGTTTTTTTTAACCGAGCATATAGAACGATTCTTAATGCCAATTTTGCCAGCAGTTGCTTTAGGATTAATTATCGTTATATATAACCATATAAAACATGAGTATATTAAATATATATTATCCGGATTTACGGTATTAGTTATTCTATTTATCGGATTGAAGTTTTTACCAGCACTTCCCCCGAGTGGATTGCCAAAATCTGAATGGCGGCGCCAGATTCTCAACGGTTTATCTATATATCCGGCAATGGAATATATCAATACTAATTTACCGGCAACCGCGACGGTGCTTTTTATTGGAGAAGCGCGCCGGCATCATCTTACTCGCTCGGCAATACTTAATACGGTGTTTGACCGATGCCTAATAGAAGATTTGGTGAAATCCGCACAATCACCCGATGAAATCTATTTCGGACTCCGCGAAATGAAAGTAACCCATGTTCTATTCAATCCCTACGAAGTTGCACGATTGACTAAATTCTATGGACCATATTTCACTTGGGAAAACGCCGAACAATACAAACGGTTTTCCACATTTTGTGACCAATATCTGCGGGTAGAATGGTCTTGGTATGCAATCATACTATACCGCCTGAAACCTTAA
- a CDS encoding 4Fe-4S binding protein, with protein MKNDTNVKLRVIIDKERCKGCELCISVCPLKLLVMSEELNSAGYHYAVFTDNEKCTSCTLCGTMCPDVAITIYK; from the coding sequence ATGAAAAACGATACTAACGTTAAATTAAGAGTTATTATTGATAAAGAACGATGTAAAGGGTGCGAGTTGTGTATAAGCGTTTGTCCCTTGAAACTTTTGGTAATGTCGGAAGAGTTGAATTCTGCTGGATACCATTATGCGGTTTTCACCGATAACGAGAAGTGTACTTCGTGCACTCTTTGCGGAACGATGTGTCCCGATGTCGCCATCACCATTTATAAATAA
- a CDS encoding peptidylprolyl isomerase has product MVIQPKRLCSIITIGFIGVCFISPVSAQLFKKKPKPAVQPTAVSTSTATTASAPSNEVSPADIIVATYRGGKYTGQDLQSKLKSLDPYTRLEMEEEGNETEAIKRLVKEAVRDRVLYAEAIKNKLDQDPLFKSLVEDREDRLMVDKLYQREVLSKATVTEDDIRNYYNTHINEFTNPQGDQFKIRYIFVDTRRKRTTDEEKAEGLKKILEAYQKLKEGNDFVEVAKEYSESEESLRGQVAGPFARDTILKEIETAALSLKPGEFSSIITTKHGYNIVRLEEFIPAVTPYEKAKAAIQGRVLFEKRQQIANEAQKRIFDSVTTYKNIAALESLAGITTAKETGVQDTTAQPTSKKEKKYLADVVADYAKKTDAKSLAEFVDKFSWSHKSNPILLSIVRLPTKSDKKQTFLDFLREGRPQDRYIFTLNDMRLRQNDPRFAPMWANLDAQKRSLDQLAQIKTFAMEARIQGLDKDPDIVKQVQEFKEKELANKMLNQKVDARLTVSDKDIEEFYARNSSWYMTQKEIFARVILIKAPRENPMQLSIAKDSCWEIYSKLTAGANFIELAQEYSQGPNPEKGGEIGWVFMGPSGYLFDTAAFALKKGEFSVPVPLKQGYGIIKVDDIREPRLQTLDEVRNNVKEGVMNEKRMKLTQLITDEILASVNFQLDEKQMLKAIP; this is encoded by the coding sequence ATGGTAATTCAACCAAAACGATTATGTTCTATTATCACCATAGGTTTTATCGGAGTATGTTTCATTTCACCGGTCTCAGCGCAATTGTTCAAAAAGAAACCCAAACCGGCGGTGCAACCAACTGCTGTGAGTACTTCTACTGCAACGACCGCTTCCGCTCCAAGTAACGAGGTTTCTCCCGCGGACATTATCGTAGCAACTTATCGTGGCGGAAAATATACTGGTCAAGATTTACAGTCGAAACTCAAATCGCTTGACCCTTATACTCGGTTGGAAATGGAAGAAGAGGGGAACGAAACTGAAGCGATAAAACGTTTGGTTAAAGAAGCGGTTCGCGACCGAGTTCTTTATGCAGAAGCGATTAAAAATAAACTCGACCAGGACCCGCTGTTCAAAAGTCTTGTTGAAGACCGGGAAGATCGGTTAATGGTTGATAAACTATATCAGCGCGAAGTTCTGTCAAAAGCTACGGTAACCGAAGATGATATCCGTAACTATTATAATACCCATATAAACGAGTTTACTAATCCGCAGGGAGACCAATTTAAAATTCGGTATATTTTCGTTGATACCAGAAGAAAACGCACGACCGACGAGGAGAAAGCGGAAGGATTGAAAAAAATCCTTGAAGCGTATCAGAAACTGAAAGAAGGTAACGATTTTGTTGAAGTAGCAAAAGAATATTCCGAGTCGGAAGAATCGCTGCGCGGGCAGGTTGCTGGTCCGTTTGCAAGAGACACAATCCTGAAAGAGATAGAAACTGCGGCATTATCGCTGAAACCAGGAGAATTTAGTAGTATTATTACTACCAAACACGGATATAACATCGTTCGATTAGAAGAATTTATCCCCGCGGTAACCCCCTATGAAAAAGCTAAAGCCGCTATTCAAGGACGCGTTCTGTTTGAGAAACGACAGCAGATAGCAAATGAAGCGCAGAAACGGATTTTCGATTCCGTAACCACTTATAAAAATATCGCCGCATTGGAATCGCTCGCCGGGATAACCACTGCTAAAGAAACAGGCGTCCAAGATACAACAGCACAACCGACGAGCAAAAAAGAAAAGAAATATTTAGCGGATGTTGTTGCAGACTATGCGAAAAAAACCGATGCAAAATCGTTGGCTGAATTCGTTGATAAATTCAGTTGGAGCCACAAATCGAATCCGATATTATTAAGTATCGTTCGTCTTCCCACAAAAAGCGATAAAAAGCAAACGTTCCTTGATTTCTTACGAGAAGGTCGCCCGCAAGACCGATATATTTTCACGCTCAATGATATGAGATTACGCCAGAACGATCCGCGGTTTGCCCCGATGTGGGCTAATCTCGATGCACAAAAACGGTCGCTTGACCAATTGGCGCAAATAAAAACGTTCGCTATGGAAGCGCGCATACAAGGGCTGGATAAAGACCCAGACATCGTAAAGCAAGTTCAGGAGTTTAAAGAAAAAGAACTGGCGAATAAAATGCTTAACCAGAAAGTTGATGCGCGGTTAACTGTTTCCGATAAGGATATCGAAGAATTTTATGCAAGAAACAGTTCGTGGTATATGACGCAGAAAGAGATTTTTGCGCGTGTCATTTTAATTAAAGCACCGCGCGAGAATCCAATGCAACTGAGTATCGCTAAAGATTCCTGCTGGGAGATTTATAGTAAACTCACTGCCGGCGCGAATTTTATCGAACTAGCGCAAGAATATTCGCAAGGACCGAATCCGGAAAAAGGGGGAGAAATCGGGTGGGTATTTATGGGACCGAGCGGATATTTATTTGATACTGCGGCGTTTGCCTTGAAAAAAGGCGAGTTTAGCGTTCCGGTTCCGCTAAAACAGGGATACGGAATTATTAAAGTTGATGATATTCGCGAACCGCGTCTGCAAACCCTTGATGAAGTTCGTAATAATGTTAAAGAAGGGGTAATGAACGAGAAACGAATGAAATTAACTCAACTCATTACTGATGAAATTCTTGCTTCGGTTAATTTCCAGTTAGACGAGAAACAGATGCTGAAAGCTATCCCGTAA
- a CDS encoding AAA family ATPase — protein sequence MAYYEFFGLTKEPFQSGPSVEFLYMSPEHEECLSRILVSLSLNSGLCVTLGDAGTGKTSLSNLLIDKLIQDGNTLFAVIRQPRAKSEMSFLEKISNAFGIPSLNGRATLLRLEDGLFKFVEREGFENKKKIVLIIDEGQEMTPTQLLRVRELLNMETVDQKLINVVIFAQLEFLNKISTPRFKNFRQRVAMSYILNPLGPEDTKGLIEFRLKKAGLPEGETIFTDDAINVIHSETNGLARDICKLASYSLLSAYTQGKKVVDGDLVTAEVARIPIR from the coding sequence ATGGCATATTATGAATTTTTTGGGTTAACAAAAGAGCCGTTTCAGAGCGGACCGAGTGTCGAGTTTTTATATATGAGTCCGGAGCATGAAGAATGTTTATCGCGAATACTCGTTTCATTATCGTTAAACAGCGGATTATGTGTTACGCTGGGAGACGCCGGAACCGGAAAAACCAGTTTAAGTAATCTTCTCATCGATAAACTGATTCAGGATGGAAATACATTATTTGCGGTTATTCGACAGCCGCGAGCGAAATCAGAAATGTCGTTTCTAGAAAAAATCAGTAATGCGTTCGGAATTCCATCGTTAAATGGCAGAGCTACTCTATTACGGCTAGAAGATGGATTATTCAAATTCGTTGAACGCGAAGGATTCGAAAATAAAAAGAAGATCGTGCTGATTATTGATGAAGGACAGGAAATGACCCCGACCCAGCTCCTTCGGGTACGAGAATTACTCAATATGGAAACGGTTGACCAGAAATTGATCAATGTGGTTATCTTTGCGCAGTTAGAATTCTTAAACAAAATCAGTACGCCACGATTTAAAAACTTCCGGCAACGGGTAGCAATGTCATATATATTAAACCCGCTTGGTCCCGAAGATACAAAAGGATTGATTGAATTCCGATTGAAGAAAGCTGGCCTTCCGGAAGGGGAAACAATTTTTACCGATGATGCGATCAATGTTATTCATAGCGAAACGAATGGATTAGCGCGAGATATCTGCAAGTTAGCATCATATTCGTTGTTATCTGCATATACTCAAGGGAAGAAAGTAGTTGACGGAGACCTGGTTACCGCGGAAGTAGCGCGAATCCCAATTCGATAA
- the larE gene encoding ATP-dependent sacrificial sulfur transferase LarE, producing MTDLEKKYMKLKEILKGMESILVAYSGGVDSTFLLKVATDTLGREKTLGVTAQSATYPKHERESAIQMAKQFGFSHLVIESEELNIEGFAANSVNRCYICKRELFRKLVQIAKEKGLAYVCDGSNQSDLADIRPGMNAAKEFGIRSPLQEAGLTKEEIRGLSRELGLPTWDKPSFACLSSRIPFGERITIEKLQQVDAAERVLRECGVKQVRVRHHGAIARIEIEPADFPKVIEPKTAQKICTKLKSLGFTFVTLDLQGYRTGAMHEVAANPKPELITKPNRKSRKKKLQKA from the coding sequence ATGACGGATTTAGAAAAAAAATATATGAAATTGAAAGAGATACTTAAGGGAATGGAAAGTATTTTGGTTGCATATTCCGGCGGAGTAGATAGCACTTTTTTACTGAAAGTTGCAACCGATACGCTTGGTCGGGAGAAAACGCTCGGAGTAACTGCGCAATCGGCAACGTATCCGAAACATGAACGCGAATCAGCAATTCAAATGGCTAAACAATTTGGGTTTAGCCATCTAGTAATTGAATCTGAAGAACTGAATATCGAAGGGTTTGCTGCGAATTCAGTTAACCGCTGTTATATCTGCAAACGGGAGTTGTTTCGTAAACTGGTTCAGATTGCAAAAGAAAAAGGGTTAGCGTATGTCTGCGACGGGAGCAATCAATCCGATTTAGCTGACATCCGTCCGGGAATGAATGCCGCAAAAGAATTCGGTATCCGCAGCCCATTGCAGGAAGCAGGGTTGACTAAAGAAGAAATTCGAGGGTTATCCCGTGAACTCGGGCTTCCGACCTGGGATAAACCGTCGTTCGCTTGTTTAAGTTCACGAATCCCGTTTGGAGAACGGATAACTATCGAGAAACTACAACAGGTAGATGCGGCAGAACGGGTTCTTCGCGAGTGCGGGGTTAAACAGGTTCGGGTTCGGCATCACGGCGCAATCGCGCGTATCGAAATCGAACCCGCTGATTTCCCAAAAGTTATTGAACCTAAGACGGCGCAGAAAATCTGCACGAAGCTTAAATCGCTCGGGTTTACTTTCGTTACCTTAGATTTACAAGGATACCGTACCGGAGCGATGCACGAAGTAGCGGCAAATCCGAAACCCGAATTGATAACTAAACCTAATCGCAAAAGTCGCAAGAAAAAACTTCAAAAAGCATAA
- the recO gene encoding DNA repair protein RecO: MSLHRTEAIVIRVVDFLEYDKLVTLYTQKLGKVRAVVKSARKPTSKLAPSLSLFAHLKITLFGKRPKELYRLTQTEIVSFHQRLREEVERLTYSALFIELLNRATGENEPDAELFELCVNYLNGIEKKVDLHSYTLIHLIKLLQIVGFAPWLTGCLVCRTTVSDKKTEQNWMYSVNRGGLVCSACRKKKGGKNDGTSLQPISRGAIYFYQQVLRFGFPRVIQLKIDRKQGRPLFDLLLNHIAYHLEGQLKSQKFYRYLTGTKGSDT; this comes from the coding sequence ATGTCTCTTCATCGAACAGAAGCTATTGTTATCAGGGTGGTTGATTTTCTGGAATATGATAAACTGGTAACGTTATATACCCAGAAACTGGGAAAGGTTCGCGCGGTGGTTAAATCTGCACGAAAACCAACGAGTAAACTTGCGCCGTCGTTAAGTTTATTCGCCCATCTAAAAATTACACTGTTTGGTAAACGGCCAAAAGAACTCTATCGGTTAACCCAGACGGAAATCGTTAGTTTCCATCAGCGGTTGCGGGAAGAAGTTGAACGGTTAACGTATAGTGCATTATTTATTGAACTGCTAAACCGTGCCACCGGTGAAAACGAACCGGATGCGGAATTATTCGAGTTATGTGTCAATTACCTGAATGGTATTGAGAAAAAAGTAGATTTGCATTCGTATACGTTAATCCATTTAATTAAATTATTGCAGATTGTCGGGTTTGCGCCGTGGTTAACCGGATGTCTTGTCTGTAGAACGACGGTATCGGATAAGAAAACAGAGCAGAATTGGATGTATAGCGTTAACCGAGGTGGATTGGTTTGTTCCGCTTGTCGTAAAAAAAAGGGTGGCAAAAATGATGGAACGTCGCTACAGCCGATTTCGCGCGGAGCGATTTATTTTTATCAACAGGTGTTACGGTTTGGATTTCCACGAGTTATCCAGCTAAAGATTGATCGAAAACAAGGGAGACCTCTATTCGATTTATTGTTAAATCACATCGCTTATCATCTGGAAGGACAACTCAAATCGCAAAAGTTTTATCGTTACCTGACTGGAACAAAGGGTTCGGATACCTAA